The Aeromicrobium senzhongii genome includes a window with the following:
- a CDS encoding universal stress protein — translation MSSNNTIVVGVDETPAGASALKWAAREAELRDAELKIVHVWQIDAAVAMAGAEVPWMAYESDARSNAARWVTETIGAQDPSGRPRRIDVVQGAPGPTLVEASRAADMLVVGTRVHTGISRVLFGSVSHYCLTHAQCVVVAVPTVSTGDVLDVESADELVDH, via the coding sequence ATGAGCAGCAACAACACCATCGTCGTCGGCGTCGACGAGACCCCCGCCGGAGCCTCCGCCCTGAAGTGGGCAGCCCGTGAGGCGGAGTTGCGTGACGCCGAACTGAAGATCGTTCACGTCTGGCAGATCGACGCCGCGGTCGCCATGGCCGGTGCAGAAGTGCCGTGGATGGCCTACGAGTCCGACGCCCGTTCGAACGCCGCCCGCTGGGTGACCGAGACCATCGGCGCCCAGGATCCGAGCGGTCGTCCCCGCCGCATCGACGTGGTCCAGGGCGCCCCCGGCCCGACCCTCGTCGAGGCCTCCCGCGCGGCCGACATGCTGGTGGTGGGGACTCGCGTCCACACCGGTATCAGCCGGGTCCTGTTCGGTTCGGTCAGCCACTACTGCCTGACGCACGCCCAGTGCGTGGTCGTGGCGGTGCCGACCGTCTCGACGGGCGACGTGCTGGACGTGGAGTCGGCCGACGAGCTGGTCGACCACTGA